In Bacteroidia bacterium, one genomic interval encodes:
- a CDS encoding universal stress protein, translating into MKIILCPTDFSSNATHAVAYASEMALKSNASLILLHTFETPILYSDVAFVTVQYDYKVLHDAAAKKLKKFKEKFFVNKYAKLKVELILQQGLASARVMETASEKKVDMIVMGTTGGGAGERFLIGSNAGRVVKNAPCPVLLIPPRVKFNGLKKLVYATDLSDDNLNKASELIPFAKEFNSELLFLYIDTTTLSKDEIDVKKITDLVRKKVKYQKQSGYVCTDVSIQNGVSHFLKKFKADALVMYTRHRNFFKGLYKPSIAKSVSYNTKVPLLVLHENDTLF; encoded by the coding sequence ATGAAAATTATTCTTTGTCCGACAGACTTTTCTTCTAATGCAACACATGCTGTTGCCTATGCAAGTGAAATGGCACTGAAAAGCAATGCCAGTTTAATACTACTGCATACATTCGAAACACCAATTTTATACAGTGATGTAGCATTTGTAACGGTACAATATGATTATAAAGTATTACATGATGCTGCAGCAAAAAAGTTGAAGAAATTCAAAGAGAAGTTTTTTGTAAATAAGTATGCTAAACTAAAGGTAGAGTTAATACTGCAACAAGGATTAGCCTCTGCACGTGTAATGGAGACAGCATCTGAAAAGAAAGTTGATATGATTGTTATGGGAACAACAGGTGGTGGTGCAGGAGAACGGTTTTTAATTGGCAGCAATGCTGGTCGTGTTGTAAAAAATGCACCTTGTCCGGTACTTCTTATTCCACCACGTGTTAAATTTAACGGGCTAAAAAAACTTGTTTATGCAACTGACCTTTCAGATGACAACCTGAACAAAGCATCAGAGCTGATTCCGTTTGCTAAGGAGTTTAACAGTGAATTGCTATTTCTGTATATTGACACAACAACTTTATCGAAAGATGAAATAGATGTCAAAAAAATAACAGATTTGGTACGTAAAAAAGTAAAATATCAAAAACAATCAGGATATGTATGTACCGATGTTTCAATTCAGAATGGCGTAAGTCACTTTCTTAAAAAATTCAAAGCTGACGCCTTAGTGATGTACACCCGACATCGAAACTTCTTCAAAGGCTTGTATAAGCCAAGTATAGCAAAAAGCGTGTCATACAACACCAAGGTTCCCTTACTGGTATTACATGAAAACGACACCCTTTTTTAA